One genomic region from Paramormyrops kingsleyae isolate MSU_618 chromosome 24, PKINGS_0.4, whole genome shotgun sequence encodes:
- the LOC140582149 gene encoding uncharacterized protein → MPRTKASKRSAAAKKRLMDRRRAADSFDVAMTDDGVTSFPPYRNTKKITTVTFPTSHDQQPEQAVQLRPDSVMAMTDGVISFPPYWNTKKIQTVTFPTSHDHQVPTLGAICRTDDELYMPSFYKDKALTDEVVQPPPKRKAAAIQPSKRPSKKPSMRPSNSALEVSNSVPNNCPKRCPKHCPKRCPKRCRLAKTLAKPLAKPLLKPLLKPLLMSEQKSTLAQQQHMNPVTVCAPTHFPQARTVRGSFHQGHPRFGVNSNKQCVANSLIAIVMCKVKNVLTWSVTDIDQVLLNGDDLYTTIRDAGRIRDASGYLFVRDLPTEYTLNGDKFEINYHDDMFVGLFGVSEYGDMCNILMSADQAQHPDGNSSVTSLNQSTSMSDHPDGNSSMTRVQQFASMSENQYGVVRPNVTDDAEPEVDMHVGNEGRDTEGCATRCSEIDNTPSEMASSRRKLEREKRRYDISDVYREEQLARKMKRYHDDDNYRDHVKQSGISKYATDMEYRKCVQQSSVDKMVFMVL, encoded by the exons GCGTCCAAGCGTTcagcagcagcgaagaagaggctGATGGACCGGCGGCGAGCTGCTGATAGTTTTGATGTGGCTATGACCGATGACGGGGTTACGTCTTTTCCCCCCTACCGGAATACCAAAAAGATCACGACTGTGACTTTCCCGACGAGCCACGACCAACAACCTGAGCAGGCCGTACAGCTGCGGCCTGACTCTGTCATGGCTATGACTGACGGGGTTatttcttttcccccctactggaataccaaaaagatccagactgtgactttcccgacgagccatgaccaccaggttcccaccctgggtgccatttgtaGGACTGATGACGAGTTGTATATGCCTTCTTTTTATAAAGACAAGGCTTTGACTGACGAGGTTGTGCAGCCACCTCCTAAAAGAAAGGCTGCAGCTATACAACCATCTAAACGACCATCTAAAAAACCATCCATGAGACCATCTAACTCAGCACTTGAAGTGTCAAACTCTGTTCCAAACAATTGTCCAAAGCGTTGTCCGAAGCATTGTCCAAAGCGTTGTCCGAAGCGTTGCCGTTTGGCAAAAACATTGGCAAAACCCTTGGCAAAACCCTTGCTAAAACCCTTGCTAAAACCCTTGCTAATGTCTGAACAAAAAAGTACCCTGGCTCAACAGCAGCATATGAACCCTGTAACTGTCTGTGCACCTactcattttcctcaggcacgTACTGTGAGAGGCTCCTTCCATCAAGGACACCCACGATTTGGAGTCAACAGTAACAAGCAATGTGTTGCTAATAGTTTGATTGCTATAGTGATGTGTAAGGTAAAGAATGTTTTAACCTGGTCAGTCACAGACATTGATCAAGTACTGCTGAATGGAGATGACCTCTACACtaccatcagagatgctgggAGAATTCGAGATGCTTCTGGGTATCTGTTCGTGAGAGATCTACCAACTGAGTACACATTGAATGGtgataaatttgaaataaactaccatgatgacatgtttgttggcttGTTTGGTGTGAGCGAATATGGAGATATGTGCAACATTCTCATGTCAGCTGATCAAGCA CAGCATCCAGATGGTAACTCCTCAGTCACCAGTCTCAACCAGTCTACCAGCATGTCAGACCATCCAGACGGTAACTCCTCAATGACCAGAGTCCAGCAGTTTGCCAGCATGTCAGAGAACCAATATGGTGTGGTAAGGCCAAATGTGACAGATGATGCAGAACCTGAGGTTGATATGCACGTGGGCAATGAAG GGCGTGATACTGAGGGTTGTGCCACACGATGCTCTGAAATTGACAATACACCATCTGAAATGGCATCAAGTCGACGAAAACTGGAACGAGAAAAAAGACGGTATGACATAAGTGATGTATACAGGGAGGAACAACTTGCCAGAAAGATGAAGCGCTACCATGATGATGACAACTACCGAGACCACGTTAAACAATCAGGTATCAGTAAGTATGCCACAGATATGGAGTACCGCAAATGTGtacagcagtcaagt gtggacaaaatggtgttcatggtcctgTGA